Proteins encoded in a region of the Nicotiana tomentosiformis chromosome 9, ASM39032v3, whole genome shotgun sequence genome:
- the LOC138898882 gene encoding uncharacterized protein, translating to MRVDNKEAVFNVYKAIQLPCHYEELSMISVAEVDEQLLDTSEEKLLRVLREHKLAISWTMSDIKGISPAFCMRKILMEDGHKQSVEQQCRLNPIMKEVLRKEVIKWLGASIVFQSLIANGLASQEYYYFLDGYSGYNQIAIALEEQERTTFTCPYGTYAFKRMPFGLSFEDQKGRLVTAPIIIVPDWGQPYELMCDASDIAIRAVLGQGRDKIFHSIYYASKTMNPAQMNYTVTKKELIAVKDSKPRMIRWVLLLQEFDLEIQDRKGTENQVADHLSRLENRNHVAEGGLIKEIFSDEQLLAVTSSEASWYADYVNFIASGVTPPELTPDNRKRFLHDVRLYMWDEPFLYILVAVDYVPKWMEAISLPTNDAKVVYGVKHKVSTTYHPQTSGQVEVSNREVKKILEKTVSGNRKDWAGKLDDALWAYRTAYKTPIDTSPYRLVYGKA from the exons atgagagtggacaacaaGGAAGCAGTTTTTAATGTCTACAAAGCGATCCAACTTCCctgccactatgaggagctctctatgatatctgttgcagaggtggatgagcaacttcttgacacgagt gaagaaaagttgttgagagtgctacgtgagcacaagctaGCAATTAGTTGGacgatgtctgacattaaaggcattagtccagctttctgcatgcgtaaaatcctcatggaggacggacacaagcaaagtgtagagcaacaatgccgcctaaatccaatcatgaaagaggtgctaagaaaagaagtgattaagtggcttggtGCAAGTATTGTATTCCAgtctctgatagcaaatgg gttagctagccaggaatactactatttcctagatggttattcggggtataatcagattgctatagccctagAGGAACAAGAGAGAACCACATTTACGTGTCCCTATGGCACGTATgcattcaagagaatgccctttggtctct catttgaggatcagaagggaaggttggtgactgcaccaattatcatcgtCCCAGATTGGGGACAACCATATGAgttgatgtgtgatgcaagtgacatagcaatcagagctgttttggggcaagggagggataaaatctttcactccatttattatgcgagcaaaactatgaatccagctcagatgaattacaCAGTTACTAAAAAAGAGTTGATTGCAGTG aaagactccAAGCCGAGgatgattcgttgggtcctcctattgcaagaatttgacttagaaatccaagatcgaaaaggaacagagaatcaagtggctgatcacttgtccagattagaaaatcggaaccatgtagctgaaggggGGTTGATCAAAGAAATATTTTCTGATGAGcaattattagcagtcacctcaagTGAAGCCTcgtggtatgcagattatgtgaattttattgcaagtggggtgacgccaccagaattgacacctgacaatagaaaaagattcctacatgatgtgaggctctacatgtgggatgagccattcct gtacatcttggtggcagTCGACTATGTTCCTAAGTGGATGGAGGCCAtttctcttcctactaatgacgcaaaggtagtg tatggagttaagcacaaagtttccactacctatcatccccaaacgagtggtcaagtagaagtttcaaaCAGAGAGGTAAAGAAGATCCtggagaaaacagtaagtggAAATAGAAAAGACTGGGCCGGGAagttggatgatgcattatgggcatatcgaactgcatacaagactcccatagatacttctccgtacaggttggtttatgggaaagCATGA
- the LOC104104690 gene encoding uncharacterized protein has product MDMALVGENRLLQLNVLDEFRLNAYENAKLYKENTKRWHDKHIQHREFEPGQEVLLFNSRLKLFPGKLKSRWAGPFVVVSVRPHRAVELRDTSSSGTFLVNVQRIKHHWSGDIARHKTSVDLVDV; this is encoded by the coding sequence atggatatGGCCTTAGTTGGTGAGAATAGGTTGCTGCAACTCAATgtgcttgatgagtttcgattgaacgcatatgaaaatgccaagttatataaagaaaatacgaagaggtggcatgacaagcacatccaacatcgagagtttgagccgggtcaagaagttctcttgttcaATTCGAGGTTAAAGCTATTCCCTGGAAAGCTTAAGTCTCGTTGGGCAGGTCCTTTTGTTGTGGTAAGTGTGAGGCCTCACAGAGCGGTGGAACTGCGTGATACGAGCTCAAGTGGTACCTTCTTGGTAAATGTCCAGAGAATAAAACATCATTGgagtggtgacattgcacgtcataAGACCTCAGTGGACTTGGTAGATGTTTAA